In Archocentrus centrarchus isolate MPI-CPG fArcCen1 chromosome 21, fArcCen1, whole genome shotgun sequence, the following are encoded in one genomic region:
- the LOC115801210 gene encoding solute carrier family 35 member F5 yields the protein MEWVFIMNRMSSQGSSAAQRRRMALGVVILLLVDVIWVASSELTSYIFKRQDYNKPFFSTFAKTSMFVLYLLGFLLWRPWRQQCTGTLNRRRSAFFADAEAYFTPCTTDTTVNNCLSEPLYVPVKFQDVPTEHSNRLIGDCESSSKKQRVRFSNIMEVRQLPSTQALEAKLSRMSYPAAKDHEAMLRTVGKLTITDVAKISFFFCFVWFLANLSYQEALSDTQVAIVNILSSTSGLFTLILAAIFPSNSSDRFTLSKLLAVALSMGGVALVSLSSMDIPDEKGVIGSLWSLAGAMLYAVYIVMIKRRVDREDKLDIPMFFGFVGLFNLLLLWPGFLLLHYTGFEAFELPSQLVWTYILINGLIGTVLSEFLWLWGCFLTSSLIGTLALSLTIPLSILADICMQKVRFSWLFFAGAVPVFLSFFIAALLCHYNNWDPVLVGLRRVYGFICRKHRIQRLPDDSEQCESLIPLHTVSPGEGSFCS from the exons ATGGAGTGGGTGTTCATCATGAACCGGATGAGCTCTCAGGGTAGCTCTGCAGCCCAGCGGAGACGGATGGCTCTGGGGGTGGTGATACTCCTGCTGGTGGATGTCATCTGGGTCGCCTCGTCTGAGCTAACCTCT TACATTTTCAAGCGACAGGATTACAACAAGCCCTTCTTCAGCACCTTCGCCAAGACTTCCATGTTCGTGCTGTACTTGCTGGGTTTCCTGCTGTGGCGGCCGTGGAGGCAACAGTGCACGGGCACCCTGAACCGCCGCCGGTCTGCTTTC TTTGCTGATGCTGAGGCCTACTTCACACCCTGCACCACCGACACCACTGTGAACAACTGTCTG AGTGAGCCTCTGTACGTACCTGTGAAGTTCCAGGACGTCCCCACCGAGCACTCAAACCGCTTAATCGGAGACTGTGAATCCT CCTCCAAAAAGCAGCGGGTGCGTTTCAGTAACATCATGGAGGTGCGTCAGCTGCCCTCCACTCAGGCCCTGGAGGCCAAGCTGTCGCGCATGTCCTACCCCGCTGCCAAGGACCACGAGGCCATGCTGCGCACGGTGGGCAAGCTGACCATCACGGACGTGGCCAAAatcagcttcttcttctgctttgtG TGGTTCCTGGCTAACCTGTCCTACCAGGAAGCTCTGTCTGACACACAGGTCGCCATCGTCAACATTTTATCCTCCACCTCAG gTTTGTTTACGCTCATCTTGGCGGCCATATTTCCCAGCAACAGCAGCGACCGTTTCACCTTGTCCAAACTCTTAGCCGTGGCTCTGAG CATGGGAGGTGTCGCCCTCGTGAGTCTCTCCAGCATGGACATCCCCGATGAGAAAGGAGTCATCG gttCTCTGTGGTCTCTGGCTGGGGCGATGCTGTACGCCGTCTACATCGTAATGATCAAGCGGCGAGTGGATCGGGAGGATAAGCTCGACATCCCGATGTTCTTCG GGTTTGTGGGTCTGTTcaacctgctgctgttgtggcCCGGCTTCCTCCTGCTCCACTACACCGGCTTCGAGGCCTTCGAGCTCCCCAGCCAGCTCGTGTGGACGTACATCCTCATTAACGGCCTCATCGGGACCGTTCTCTCAGAGTTCCTCTGGCTCTG GGGCTGTTTCCTCACATCTTCTCTAATTGGGACTCTGGCATTGAGCCTCACCATCCCACTCTCCATTTTGGCGGATATTTGCATGCAGAAG GTGCGTTTCTCATGGTTATTTTTTGCCGGGGCGGTCCCGgtcttcctctccttcttcaTCGCCGCACTCTTATGTCACTACAACAACTGGGACCCAGTGCTGGTGGGGCTGAGGAGGGTCTACGGCTTCATATGCAGGAAGCATCGCATTCAGAG GCTGCCAGACGACAGCGAGCAGTGTGAAAGCCTGATTCCCCTCCACACCGTCTCCCCCGGCGAAGGAAGCTTCTGCTCGTGA